The following are from one region of the Gryllotalpicola protaetiae genome:
- a CDS encoding DUF4190 domain-containing protein: MTTPIEPETQPQPQPQPQSAAPVDRTQLPPFNIMALIAFIGAFIIPVVGIVCGHITLAEYRKGLPERGREYALAGTILGYIFTAAWLVLAVVWIVFAFTHFGHSSVIRPGGGTGQFPGFGGGDGGNRFRIPTPGATPYGN, encoded by the coding sequence ATGACCACGCCCATCGAGCCCGAGACCCAGCCGCAGCCCCAGCCGCAACCTCAGTCCGCGGCACCGGTCGACCGCACCCAGCTGCCCCCGTTCAACATCATGGCGCTGATCGCGTTCATCGGCGCGTTCATCATCCCCGTGGTCGGCATCGTCTGCGGGCACATCACGCTCGCCGAGTACCGCAAGGGGCTGCCGGAGCGCGGGCGCGAATACGCGCTCGCCGGCACCATCCTCGGCTACATCTTCACGGCGGCGTGGCTCGTGCTCGCCGTCGTGTGGATCGTCTTCGCATTCACGCACTTCGGCCACAGCTCGGTCATCAGGCCGGGCGGCGGCACCGGCCAATTCCCCGGCTTCGGCGGCGGTGACGGCGGCAACCGCTTCCGCATCCCGACTCCAGGGGCGACGCCGTACGGGAACTAG
- the rsmI gene encoding 16S rRNA (cytidine(1402)-2'-O)-methyltransferase, translating into MLILAATPIGNLGDATRRLVDTLAAVELVAAEDTRVAQRLLQGLRIENRPRLIALHDHNERERAGELAELAASADLLVLSDAGMPTVSDPGYHLVQAAIAAGVTVTALPGPSAVLTALAVSGLPTDRFAFEGFLPRKEGERRKLLAGLADERRTLVFFESPNRLAASLADIATHFGEARRVVVARELTKLHEEVKRGTAAELAAWAEGGVRGEIVVVAEGAAERVVSLDSGVAAVLDLVASGTRLKDAATEVAGTTGLSRRELYEAALRAR; encoded by the coding sequence ATGCTCATCCTCGCCGCGACGCCCATCGGAAACCTCGGCGACGCGACCAGGCGCCTGGTCGACACGCTGGCTGCGGTCGAGCTGGTGGCCGCAGAGGACACGCGGGTCGCGCAGCGCCTGCTGCAGGGGTTGCGCATCGAGAACCGGCCGCGGCTCATCGCGCTGCACGACCACAACGAGCGGGAGCGCGCGGGCGAGCTCGCCGAGCTCGCGGCATCCGCCGATCTGCTCGTGCTGTCGGACGCCGGCATGCCCACCGTCAGCGACCCGGGCTACCACCTGGTGCAGGCCGCGATCGCCGCGGGCGTGACCGTGACGGCGCTGCCCGGCCCGTCGGCGGTGCTCACCGCGCTCGCCGTCTCGGGGCTGCCGACCGACCGCTTCGCCTTCGAGGGCTTCCTGCCGCGCAAGGAGGGCGAGCGGCGGAAGCTGCTCGCGGGCCTCGCCGACGAGCGTCGCACCCTCGTCTTCTTCGAGAGCCCGAACCGGCTCGCGGCATCCCTCGCGGATATCGCCACGCACTTCGGCGAGGCGCGCCGCGTGGTCGTCGCGCGCGAACTGACCAAGCTGCACGAAGAGGTGAAGCGCGGCACGGCCGCCGAGCTCGCGGCATGGGCCGAGGGCGGCGTGCGCGGCGAGATCGTCGTCGTCGCCGAGGGCGCGGCCGAGAGGGTCGTCTCGCTCGATTCCGGGGTCGCTGCTGTGCTCGACCTGGTCGCGAGCGGCACGAGACTGAAGGATGCCGCGACCGAGGTCGCCGGCACCACCGGGCTGTCGCGGCGCGAGCTCTATGAGGCGGCCCTGCGCGCCCGTTGA